From a single Ornithorhynchus anatinus isolate Pmale09 chromosome 4, mOrnAna1.pri.v4, whole genome shotgun sequence genomic region:
- the DYNC2I2 gene encoding cytoplasmic dynein 2 intermediate chain 2 gives MAPPGPSSRAQLSGAPRHQGNREEGVGGSSPWRPGGRGDGRLTAGPCGPRGAAMLRDETMDGLSLPSLWRGTQESRSEAKSCQTASIGMAEASAQVLLQADAEVQTDPPGPPTLQAGALPNPPGLAAFLRRVEGPLIRELNRNWQSHAFDGFEVNWTEQQQTVSCLHSLAYPPAQAQNLQVTSVSWNATGSVVACSYGRLSDGDWSTEKSFVCTWNLDRRELNPNQPSAAVEVASAVMSLAFHPSQPSHIAGGLYNGEVLVWDTSQPEDTLLWRTGLTDDTHTDPVYQVAWLPDPKHSHRFQLLSVSTDGKVLVWRAGADGQLQLAAGYALVAQQVPRSTGLKKPSRGEVAVGVTALAFSHFDPSLFVVGSEGGFPMKCSTATETAAHTRLPCSIPLRAPAQFTFSPHGGPVYSVSCSPFHRNLFLSAGTDGHVHLYSMLQARPLASLQLSQKYLFSVRWSPTRPLVFATASGEGAVQLFDLRKSSQKPTVSIQQTSDQSPVYCLEFNAQQTQLLAAGDAQGAVKIWQLSSEFTEQLARETEDLDQLANEVAD, from the exons ATGGCGCCTCCCGGCCCGTCGTCAAGGGCCCAGCTCTCCGGGGCACCGCGTCACCAAGGCAACCgagaggagggggtcgggggctcGTCGCCATGGcgaccgggggggaggggcgacgGGCGACTAACGGCCGGTCCTTGCGGGCCTCGGGGTGCAGCCATGCTGCGGGACGAGACGATGGACGGGCTCTCCCTGCCCTCGCTGTGGAGGGGCACCCAGGAGAGCCGGAGCGAGGCG aAAAGCTGCCAGACCGCCAGCATCGGCATGGCTGAGGCCTCGGCCCAAGTCCTCCTGCAGGCAGATGCGGAGGTGCAGACcgatccccccggccccccgaccctgcAGGCCGgggccctccccaaccccccggggTTGGCGGCCTTCCTGCGGCGGGTGGAGGGCCCCCTCATCCGGGAGCTGAACAGGAACTGGCAGAGCCACGCATTCGACGGCTTCGAGGTGAACTGGACGGAGCAGCAGCAGACG GTTTCCTGTCTACACAGCCTGGCCTACCCGCCTGCCCAGGCGCAGAACCTGCAGGTCACCAGCGTCTCCTGGAATGCCACCGGCTCAGTGGTGGCCTGTTCCTACGGCCG gCTGAGCGATGGAGACTGGAGTACGGAGAAGTCTTTCGTGTGCACCTGGAACCTGGACAGGCGAGAGTTGAACCCCAACCAGCCCTCTGCCGCTGTGGAGGTGGCCAGCGCGGTGATGTCTCTGGCCTTCCACCCATCCCAGCCATCCCACATTGCAG GGGGCCTGTACAACGGTGAGGTGCTGGTGTGGGACACGAGCCAGCCGGAGGACACCCTGCTCTGGAGGACGGGGTTGACGGACGACACCCACACCGACCCAGTCTACCAG GTGGCCTGGCTGCCCGACCCCAAGCACAGCCACCGCTTCCAGCTGCTGAGCGTGTCCACGGATGGGAAGGTGCTGGTGTGGCGGGCAGGCGCCGACGGGCAGCTTCAGCTGGCTGCCGGCTACGCCCTGGTGGCCCAACAGGTCCCCCGCAGCACCGGGCTGAAGAAG CCCAGCCGGGGTGAGGTGGCCGTGGGTGTCACGGCTCTGGCCTTCTCCCACTTCGACCCGAGCCTGTTTGTGGTGGGCTCCGAGGGGGGCTTCCCCATGAAGTGCTCCACGGCGACCGAGACCGCGGCGCACACCCGGCTGCCCTGCTCCATCCCCCTACGAGCGCCCGCCCAGTTCACCTTCTCCCCCCACGGCGGCCCCGTCTACTCCGTCAGCTGCTCCCCGTTCCACAG gaacctcttTCTGAGCGCCGGGACCGACGGCCACGTCCACCTCTACTCCATGCTGCAGGCCCGGCCGCTGGCCTCCCTGCAGCTCTCCCAGAAGTACCTGTTCAGCGTGCGCTGGTCTCCCACGCGCCCCTTGGTCTTTGCCACCGCTTCTGGAGAAG GAGCAGTGCAGCTGTTCGACCTCCGAAAGAGCTCCCAAAAGCCCACTGTGTCCATTCAACAGACTTCTGACCAGAGCCCAGTGTACTGCCTGGAGTTTAACGCCCAGCAGACTCAGCTGCTGGCGGCCGGCGACGCCCAGGGCGCCGTGAAGATCTGGCAGCTGAGCTCTGAGTTCACAGAGCAGCTGGCCCGGGAGACCGAGGACCTGGATCAGCTAGCCAACGAAGTGGCCGACTGA